GAGAAGATTTCTTAAGCTAAAAGACATTGTTGCTAGGTTGTCTGCTGGCAATATTGTTACTTCAAAGATTTTGGAGGAGGTTcgagttaaaaataataaagttccATGGCATAAGCTGATCTGCTTTGCCTTGCATATTCCAAAGCACTCGATCATTGCTTGGATGGTTGTGTTAAATAGGCTTCCAACTAAAGATAAGCTTTCTTCTCAAGGTCTCAATGTTGATACGGTATGCTTATTGTGCAACAGGGCTGATGAGTCTAGGGATcacatgtttttatttatttattattaatgtgaCTATTCTAAGAAGATTTGGGGTTGTTGGCTCTTGGAGACAAGAGCTTTCATGGGCTATTACGCGATTTAAAGGTTAGTTTCTTATCGTTAATATTCTCAAACTTGCTTAGAGtgcttttatttactttatatgAAAAGAGTGAAATGTGCTAAGATTCAACAAACTCTGAAGAATTGATAGTAATACTGCATTAATTCTTTCCAAGCTATTACATGCATTTAATACAAAGATGAGGATAGTTAGTTAACTACCTTTACTAACAGTTTTGTAACTAATTATACTAACAGTAACTAACTAACTGAATATTTATTTACTCCTGATATACCCCATACTTATTCACTTTCTTCTCCACCAAAACCTACTAATTCATGTCAACAACTTGAAGTTGATCTCGAAATCTAGTGAACACTACTGCGGACAGCGGTTTGGTTAATATATTCGCAATCTGATTGGAAGCAGGAACATGTCCTACTTGGAGTATTCCAGCTGCCACCTTCTCTTTGACAATGAACACATCCAATTCAACGTGCTTGAATTTGGAGTGCATAATAGGATTCCCTGCTACTGCAACCGCAGCGGAGCTGTCACACCATATCATTCCCTTGTTTGAAACTGAAGCACACAACTCAGTTAATAAGGATTGAATCCACACCATTTCTGCAGCTACATGAGCAACACTCCTGTATTCTGCCTCTGCTGTAGATCTGGAGACCACTTGCTGTTTCTTTGAGCTCCAAGAAATTGGATTCCCTCCAAGAAACACACAAAATCCGGAGGTCGACCTACGGTCATCAACATCCAAACTCCAGCTAGCATCTGAATATCCTTCAAGCAGAAACTTGGAAGCTCGAGTGAATTTCAAGTCATAGTTTAGTGTCCCTTGTAAATACCTCAATATCCTTTTGACAGCTTTGTAGTGCAAGTCCAAAGGCTTATGTATGAACTGACACACCTTGTTTACTGAGTAAGCTATGTCAGGTCTGGTGATCACCACGTATTGTAAGGCACCAACAATGCTTCTGTATTGATGCTCATCCTCAACAGGACTCCGTGCAGCAGTTGACAGATGGTGTGTAGTGACCATTGGTGTTGGCAGACCATTTGATTTATCCATGGATGCTTTCCGAAGTAAGTCTCGAATGTACTTTGTCTGAGACAGGAACATCCCTTTAGAAGTGTAGCGAACCTTTATGCTAAGAAAATAACTCAACTTTCCCAGATCTTTTAAAGAGAACTTAGTATTGAGCTGAGTAACAAATTGATCAATAGCCTGAGAGTCATTCCCAGTGACTATAatgtcatcgacataaactaaaacataaagtAACTAAGAATCTGACCAAATAATAAAGAGGGAGTTATCAGCTTTGGAGACCTCAAACTTTATGGCTACCAAAAAATCTTTCAACTTTTGAAACCAAGCCCGAGGGGATTATTTAAGACCATATAAAGCCTTTTTGAGTTTACAAACAAGCGTCTCACCATTTACTCCATGTTGTTCAAACCCTGGTAGCTGTAGCATATAGATGTCCTCACTCAAATCCCCGTTCAAAAATGCATTGTTGATGTCAACTTGTCTAAGTGGCCAGTTCAGAGACACTGCCAATGCAAGAACTACTCTGATTGAGGTTGGCTTAACCACAGGACTGAAGGTTTCCTGAAAATCGACTTCAGCTTCTTGCAGATAACCCTTAACAACCATCTTGCCCTTGTATCGAGCAATTGAACCATCTGCATGCCTCTTGATTCTGAAGGTCCATTTACAGCCAACAGCACGTCGACCTTCAGGTAGAGATAGAAGGTCCTATGAATGATTAGCAAGCAAGGCATTATATTCAGCCTGTGCTGTTGTTGTCCAAGCAGTGCTTTGAAACGCTTCAGTGATGGTAGTAGGCTCACTCTCATCCAGGACAGCAGCAAAAACCTTGGGCCTAAAAATACCACTATTGGAACGAGTCTGCATGGGATGGTTATTTACATGCACAGGAGCTGATGGAACTGCTGTATTACCTTCAGTCTGATCAACAACTATAGTGTCCTCGGCTACTGCTGGGGAGTCAGTAGAAACACTAGAAGgcaaatgaaaaatatgcaaCTGTCTAGGAGAAGATACGTCATGCAAGACTCTGTCTGACCTAGGAGTTGCATGTGCCAAAGTATGTCCAGAAGAATCCCGAGCTACAACCAGAGAAAGTATAGACTATTGGTGAAGGTCTCTCATAGAATCAACTGGAGATTGCGGGCAGAAACCATCATTAAAGGGAAACTTTGTTTCATCAAAGCAAACATGTCGAGACAGAAAAACTCGACCATCCTCAACAAGGCACCTGTAACCCTTGGTGTTAAGAATACCACCGAGAAATACACACCTTTGAGACCGAAAGTTTAATTTACGTTGTTGAAACGACCTTAGATCAGGGAAGCAAGCACAACCAAATACCCATAGCAGACCAAAGTCAGGTCTGAGATTGTAAAGAACTTCATAGGGACTAGAATGACTTAATACAGGAGTAGTTAGCCTGTTAGTCAAGTAGACCGCATGCGCAAAAGCATAGAACCAgaattttaaatgcatattgGATTGTGCTAAGAGAGATAAGCCCATATCAACTAGTTGCCTATGTTTTCTTTCAGCAACTCCATTCTGCTCCAAGGTGTAGGGACAGGGGACTCTATGTTGCACACCCAATCGAGATAGTTCTTTTGACAAAACACGATATTCACCCCCATCTGTTTGTAGCATTTTAATAGATCGACCAAATTGGACTTTAACCATCTggtgaaaattcaaaaaacagTGAGCCACTTCAGACTCggttttgagaaaataaatccaAGTGTATTTGCTGTACATATCAACAAACGAAACGTAATAAGAGAAGCTATTTGAAGGCAGATGAGTTGGCCCCCATACATTAGATACCACAAGCTCAAAAGGGGAAGAATACACTGTGTATGAAGTGGGAAAAGGTAGCTTGTGAGCTTTGCCTAACTGACAAGCTGTACAAACTTGTTGCAAACTATTTTGTTTGAAAGAAATTCTACAAGTCTTTAATACATGAGCAATAATGTGATTGCAATGATGGCCAAGCTTGTTGTGCCACAAGGTGGACGATGAAAGCTGAGCACTGTTCAGTAAGCTTGGGCTAGACTTCGAGGAATAACCAGCAGCAGTGGAAACAGACTTAGGAGCAGACTCAAACAATTGAAACCTGTATAACCCTTTATGCATGTGGCCCTCTAGCAAGGTCATCCATGTCTGAATGtccttcacaaaacacaaaactgtGTGAAATTCAAAGTACACATCATTATCTTAAGCAAACTGACCCATAGACATCAAATTCTTGCATACTGCTGGAACATGCAAAACATTCTGAAGACGCAATAGTCTAGAGCCAGCTAAGAGAGTAGTTGAACCTATGTTAACGATAGAAACAGACTCACCATTGCCCATAGTGACATGATTTGCACCTGAGTAAAGAGAAGCAGTCGTGAGATTAGATACTTCTGGGGTGATATGATTTGTTGCACCAGAGCCAGGATACCAGATTGAATCAGGCTGGGAAGATGTAGAAGCTCGAAGAGGCACTTGACTGGAAGAGTTCTGAGGAAATGAGGCACAGCAATGAGACATAGACGAACAAGCAGGAGTCGGGGAAGGACAGCCTAAACCATGTAACTAATAACAATTGACTTGCATCGAGTTAGAACCAGCAACACcagaaaaattttcatcaaacctGTGATAACAGGTCTGAACCATGTGGCCCACCTTACCACATAACTAACATTGTGGCCTAGTACGAGACCAACCCCTTCCATTACCACGTGACTTGCCACAAGACCAACCACGACATTGTCCTCTATAACCTTGCTTAGTATCCTGAGAATAACGAGTAGACTAATCAGACTATTTTAGGCCAACTTCATTGTCTTGCTGTCAAGAAGCCAAATTTGCTTGGCAGGGAACTTCTGTTAACAGCTCCAGTTGTTGTGCTTCACAATCAAGTAACATCTCAGTTAACAAATCAAGAGATAAAGGAGTCGCAGAGGCAAAGACCCGGATAGACTCAAACTCGAGTGAAAGGCCAACCAAAATGACACTCACTTGTTCTTGCTCAGAGATAAAACTACTAGCAGCAATTAGATTATCACTAAGTTGCTTTACCTTAGACACATATTCTTTAATAGaaagattcgatttcttgagCGAGTACAAAGCATGACGCATGCTTGAGACTTTAATGGTAGATTTTGCACTGAATCGCCTTTCAATGGTATTCCATATGTCAAAACTTGTCTTGGCAGTTGTAAGATGAACTAAAATATCATCTGTCACAGTGGACAATAACCAAGAAGCTAGAAACTTGTCTTGCTTCCTATGGACAAGAAAAGCTGGATTTTCAAGTTGCTGACCTTCAGAACCAATAATGAAAGGAGAAGGAGAGGGAACAGTACCTAATACAAACCCTTCAAGACCATAGccttcaagaatcaacaaaaGCTGATGcttccataaaagaaaattatgagaAGTAAGTTTGATGGTATCATGCTTGGAGAAATAATGAACTGCTAGTGCACAAAGATTACTATTTCCTTGTGAATGTTCAGCCTCCCTAGTGTTGGAGGAGTGACGCGGTGTGTCAAATGCAGGTACACCTTCTAAAATCGCGTCAGTaaccatgaaaaaaaaaattctacacCAAGAAAACCTAAGCTATCGAATTCTGAAGAATTGATAGTAATACTACATTAATTCTTTCCAAGCTATTACATGCATTTAATACAAAGATGAGGATAGTTAGTTAACTACCTTTACTAACAGTTTTGTAACTAATCATACTAACAGTAACTAACTAactgaatatttatttattcctgATAAAATGGAAGAGTTTTTGACAAGTTACTTTCTACCGAATTTGCTGTTTTGctcaaaattgattgaaaaactgataaataaaaagtatattattaatattcatCTTTGTACAGATTAagaattagtttattttaattatatagaaTTATTATTCTTTTGTAAGACTGCTTTTGCACtggaataaatgaaattcacttttatataaaaaagaagaagaagaagaacaaacatgttataatattattatgtctTACATACATGAAACAAAGCATTCTAACCCCATTTTTCTTATATCACTGTAGTTTATAAAATGGGGACTAAATTATTGTAACTCTACCTAACTCACAAACGACCTAATCGATCAAAACGATAATACAttgtaactaaaatttttataattaaaaagggCAGCTTTTAATAGTTCTGGAAGTACATAAGTATTGGGATAATTTAATACTTGGCTCTAACTCGTATCCAGTGatatacaaatacaataaattttatatctcaATCAAAATGATTTGGACGCCATTTGGAAAATCTTGGTGAAGGTTTGCTAACCCCTGATAAAGCAAAGTGCCCCCCGTCagcaaaaaacattaaatgaatAGGCAAAGAAAAGCCACCTACGGAGTAAGGGAGAAGAACAAAAAAACTTGTAGCCAAAATCCCTAGTCCACCTACAATTTGTATCGCAAATACCCCCCATTTTCGATTACCACCTCCCGTCTCATAGTGCTGACATGGTTCTTCTCGTAGCCTCCCGCTTCATCTCAGCTGCTTTACCACTACCTCggaaatacatatatacttgCTGCAAATCCAAAAAAGAGATCGATAAGGCTTATAAGAAACCTAAATCGAGCAAACACGCTATGTTATTTCGACTCGGTGAGACTGTCAGATACGGTTATATGTAAAGAGTCCGAAGGGTATAGAGAAGAGAGGGATAACTGGACCTGAATAACCCAGATGCTGACAAGTGATTCACAGCAAAAAAATGCAAAACCGACGAAGTATAATATCTGCAAGTTGAAATGAGGCAAAGACTCAAGGCTATATGATTcataaaaagtaaaatcatgatCCTAAACAGTACTGATAAGGGCGATAATGTAATCGAAAATTGACTATAGCAATGGCAGCCTAATGGCATGAACTTACCCCAAGCACATAATTATAGCTAAAGAGATCCAAAGCAGGTAAAACACCTCTGCACAAAGAATTACACCATTAAGACATCAGCTATAGATAGATCATAGAGGATTTGAACAAACCATCATTTCCAGCAAAACAATTCAAAGATGGTAAAAATGTGATGGGATATTTAGAGATAGACTTGTTTATCTTCAGATAGGATaaaattgtagaataaaaaatatggaCCAACTTACGCAAGGGATTTTCCCTTGAAAATAAATGGAGGAGCAATTGCAGCAAGGACGCAAAATAATATATGGAACTGCAAGGAGGAAAAAGAAGTCGGAAATGAGGTCTTTTCCACCATATCTTCGCTGAATATTGAACAATTTCAATGAGAAAGCAATAAGCTTACCACGTAAACCAAGAAAAATGATCCAAATTTCAACGCACTATCAGTCCTGTAAAAGGAATTCGGACATAATTATATCCGATACAATTACAGATCAGGGTAAAGTATATCTAAGTGCATGACTACAAGTGGCATTTCTAAATAAttcctataattttatttaggttACAATGATATATTAGTATTCATAagttacttaaatttaattttaaaaaaaattaaatttgatttgataatcTATGAGTTGAGCTCAAGCTCGAACAATTTGAGCTATCAATTAACCGAATTCAAGTTCTATAATACTTGATCCAAACACCTCCCAAACTTAATCAAACttacattttaatatatgtttatattatggAATTACATCTTTACTCTTCTTATATAGAAAGAGATCAAGTAAAGAAGAGCTCAAACTTAAATACGAATGAGCTTAATCAAGTTTGAGCTTAATAGCTCATTCTATCTCAAGTAGTGTGTAAACTTAAAAATTGGTGTTCGGTTGAATCTTAAGTCGAATATCAAATCTCAAATTTCGTTTTAAGCTCAAATTCAAGGTCGCCACTATTCAAGATCTCTCAATTACCCCTGTTAGGCTGTTTGAAGTAAATTCCACTGGTACATGGTTCATGCATAGGGTATCCTAGTATCTTCAGTCACCGTCTAGAAAGCATCAAAACATGTTTTATGGCCAATGGATCTAAATTTCCAATTTGCTCACAACATAGGAGTCAATAGTTACAAATTTAGTATGCCATAAACCGAAAAAGGAACAAATGAAAAGTAGTACCTGCAAGCACCGTAAAGAGGACGATACCACAAGTAATAGCCTCCAGGGACGCCAGTTAAGAAATATATGATGGCTAGAAACCAAATTGTTGGACCtagaacaaaatataatataaattagtaATATGATCAAAGATGCCCAAATAGCAATTAAATACTAACGATTAAGGGCTACACTGAGTAACCTTCAAAACCCACCTTCTCCCTTGATCCAGGCTACAGTGACAGCCATTACATTCCAAGTGAGGCAGATGACCAAACCTGCTATGTCCGGAGAAATTTATAGACGTAAGTTATTACAGGCTACCATAAAAAACAAGAAATGAACATTTCAACCAATTCGtcttttaactaaaagattCAAGCTTATTGGTTAGAACGAGCAAGAGAGAAATCAATAAATCTGCAGAGAAAAATGGAGTGAAACAAAAAAGCATGTTTCTTTACCACCGCACAGAGTTATGTGGTACTTTTTCGCATAGAAAGTGGATCTTTTGTTTGAAGAAAAGTGTTGTGGATTAATTAAGAAGCAAAATCGTTTAactttacaaaaagaaaataacaatgaATTTTATGACATGGTTTCACCAATTTTCTTTATCATGGGATACCatctagaaataaaaataagtaatattaaaatatttcttacaATTATCATCCACTTTgatcttattaaataaaatggtaaTATTGTTCGACCATAGATAAAGAATTTTGGTTTTTGACAAGTATCAAGAACTTCAACTCACCTATCAATGATGTGAAACCAACATACATGATTGTTTGTAGGTGGATTGGTATGTCATTTGAAATGTCATTATGGATAATAGGAAAAAAAGGCGGCCAATTTTTCTCCTCTATCACCACTCCAGCTGCCAAGGCAAAGGCAAGAACATATGTCATAAAATTGGTAATGCACAAAATCATCAAGCCATATAAAAAACAACCTACATCTTGCTAATGCCTCCTCCCTCCGTTTCAATTCCTGCATGATATAAAGATAACACTCAATTAGTATCAGGAATCACAAAACCACCCTACAGACGACACTATTTACATTTGAAATTAGTATTTTCACTATGAAGAGGTCAACAACTCAGAAGTCAGAACATAAGACATTATACAGGCATTCAGACAGaaagaaatacattaaactaatgCTAACTTGACATAAGAATTCAAAACCATAGGTTTTGAATCTCAATTTCTGAatcatattttagtttaatgtatttctaAGTACTTCACAAATGCGTATAAACCGAAACTGCACTATGGAAGGAGTAAATTATCAGCGTTGATACCTAATACCTCAAATAATTATTCGAAAGCACGAGATTTATATTTCATCAGCCAGCCTTGCTCAATAGCAAGCAGACAACAGAAATTACCTGCTCTCGCCTTTTAAGTTCAGCCTCCTTTGCTTTAAGTTCCTTCT
The sequence above is a segment of the Gossypium raimondii isolate GPD5lz chromosome 4, ASM2569854v1, whole genome shotgun sequence genome. Coding sequences within it:
- the LOC105778726 gene encoding secretory carrier-associated membrane protein 1 isoform X2 codes for the protein MSRYDTNPFAEEEVNPFADPSVRKGSGGGSFNSSNPGSISRLSPLPPEPYDRGATIDVPLDSAKDIKEKEKELKAKEAELKRREQELKRREEALARSGVVIEEKNWPPFFPIIHNDISNDIPIHLQTIMYVGFTSLIGLVICLTWNVMAVTVAWIKGEGPTIWFLAIIYFLTGVPGGYYLWYRPLYGACRTDSALKFGSFFLVYVFHILFCVLAAIAPPFIFKGKSLAGVLPALDLFSYNYVLGILYFVGFAFFCCESLVSIWVIQQVYMYFRGSGKAAEMKREATRRTMSAL
- the LOC105778726 gene encoding secretory carrier-associated membrane protein 1 isoform X1, with the protein product MSRYDTNPFAEEEVNPFADPSVRKGSGGGSFNSSNPGSISRLSPLPPEPYDRGATIDVPLDSAKDIKEKEKELKAKEAELKRREQELKRREEALARSGVVIEEKNWPPFFPIIHNDISNDIPIHLQTIMYVGFTSLIAGLVICLTWNVMAVTVAWIKGEGPTIWFLAIIYFLTGVPGGYYLWYRPLYGACRTDSALKFGSFFLVYVFHILFCVLAAIAPPFIFKGKSLAGVLPALDLFSYNYVLGILYFVGFAFFCCESLVSIWVIQQVYMYFRGSGKAAEMKREATRRTMSAL